In Vitis vinifera cultivar Pinot Noir 40024 chromosome 17, ASM3070453v1, one genomic interval encodes:
- the LOC100262181 gene encoding hexosyltransferase GAUT11: protein MRRRPADYRRPVRRRFSYWIWALLGLFSVAGLVLFMVQHNYHEDRVEQPTLEKNAKSEHISYKGLNFTEEILSATSLARQLAEQISLAKAYVIIAKEHNNLQLAWEFSSKIRSCQLLLSKAAMREEPITLEEAEPIIKSLSALIFKAQDAHYDVATTIMTMKSHIQALEERAKAATIQSTVFGQLTAEALPKSLHCLNVKLTTDWLRKSSLQDLAEEKGNSPRLVDNNLYHFCIFSDNLLAVSVVINSTISNADHPKQLVFHIVTNGINYGAMQAWFLSNDFKGSTIEVQNIEEFSWLNASYAPVMKQLLDADSREYYFKGSEDLEVEPKFRNPKYIYLLNHLRFYIPEIYPQLEKVVFLDDDVVVQKDLTSLFSLDLHGNVNGAVETCLEAFHRYYKYLNFSNTIISSKFDPQACGWAFGMNVFDLIGWRKANVTARYHFWQGQNADQTLWKMGILPAGLLTFYGLTEPLDRRWHVLGLGYDLNIDNRLIETAAVIHFNGNMKPWLKLAIGRYKPLWERYVNQSHPYLQDCVTS, encoded by the coding sequence GAGAAAAATGCAAAAAGTGAACACATTTCATACAAGGGTTTAAATTTTACTGAAGAAATATTAAGTGCTACCTCATTGGCCAGGCAACTGGCTGAGCAAATATCACTTGCCAAGGCTTATGTCATTATCGCAAAAGAGCACAATAACCTTCAGCTTGCTTGGGAGTTCAGCTCAAAGATTAGAAGTTGCCAGCTTTTGCTCTCAAAAGCTGCCATGAGAGAGGAACCCATCACATTGGAGGAAGCAGAGCCCATTATTAAAAGTCTATCTGCTCTAATCTTTAAGGCGCAAGATGCCCATTATGATGTTGCTACCACAATAATGACAATGAAATCCCATATTCAAGCCCTTGAAGAGCGTGCAAAGGCAGCGACAATTCAGAGCACAGTGTTTGGGCAATTGACAGCTGAGGCACTACCTAAGAGCCTCCACTGCCTAAATGTTAAACTCACAACTGATTGGCTCAGGAAGTCATCCCTGCAAGACCTTGCAGAAGAGAAGGGAAACTCTCCCCGACTCGTAGACAACAATCTCTATCATTTCTGCATATTTTCAGATAATCTTCTGGCTGTCTCTGTAGTTATCAACTCTACTATATCCAATGCTGATCATCCAAAGCAGCTTGTCTTCCATATTGTCACAAATGGAATCAACTATGGAGCAATGCAAGCTTGGTTCCTCAGTAACGACTTCAAAGGGTCCACGATTGAAGTACAGAACATTGAGGAGTTCTCTTGGTTGAATGCTTCTTATGCTCCAGTTATGAAACAGCTTCTTGATGCAGATTCACGAGAATATTATTTTAAGGGGTCTGAAGATTTGGAGGTTGAACCAAAGTTTCGAAACCCaaagtatatatatttgttgaatCACCTACGATTTTACATCCCAGAGATTTATCCACAGCTGGAGAAAGTTGTTTTCCTTGATGATGATGTTGTTGTCCAGAAGGATTTGACCTCACTTTTTTCATTGGATTTGCATGGAAATGTGAATGGAGCTGTGGAAACTTGTCTTGAAGCATTTCATCGTTATTACAAGTATCTCAATTTCTCAAACACAATCATCAGCTCAAAGTTTGACCCACAGGCTTGTGGATGGGCATTTGGTATGAATGTTTTTGATTTGATTGGATGGAGAAAAGCGAATGTGACTGCAAGGTATCATTTCTGGCAGGGTCAGAATGCTGACCAGACACTATGGAAGATGGGCATCCTTCCTGCTGGTCTTTTGACCTTTTATGGACTAACAGAACCACTTGATCGAAGATGGCATGTGCTAGGATTGGGTTATGATCTGAACATTGACAACCGTCTGATTGAGACTGCTGCAGTGATTCACTTCAATGGAAACATGAAGCCATGGCTGAAATTGGCTATTGGCAGGTACAAGCCTCTATGGGAACGGTATGTAAATCAGAGCCACCCATACCTTCAAGATTGTGTCACAAGTTGA